One genomic segment of Acinetobacter oleivorans DR1 includes these proteins:
- the atpE gene encoding F0F1 ATP synthase subunit C: protein MELTLGLVAIASAILIAFGALGTAIGFGLLGGRFLEAVARQPELAPQLQTRMFLIAGLLDAVPMIGVGIGLFFIFANPFVG from the coding sequence ATGGAACTCACTTTAGGTCTAGTTGCAATTGCATCTGCTATCTTGATCGCTTTCGGTGCTTTAGGTACTGCGATTGGTTTTGGTCTTTTGGGTGGTCGCTTTTTAGAAGCTGTTGCTCGTCAACCAGAATTGGCTCCACAACTTCAAACTCGTATGTTCTTAATCGCGGGTCTTCTTGATGCTGTGCCTATGATCGGTGTTGGTATTGGCTTGTTCTTCATCTTCGCTAATCCATTTGTAGGTTAA
- the znuB gene encoding zinc ABC transporter permease subunit ZnuB codes for MMEWLQLLLPAWMMGTLLVFLTAPLGCLMLWRRMSFFADTMAHGTLLGVAIAGALSLPLWLGVAGTAVLLVAILWALHDNRLPNDALLALCSATLLCSGLLFIQHVPSLRPELLSYLFGDLLSIDWPDLPVFTLIIALSLAILYRFWQPQIQFAIDPDIAISEGVNANWQRLIFMLLLALFTVLALRAVGSLLMGALLVIPALSARLLANSPKQMVVWAFVLAQLGVSVGLWSSAALNISTGLSIVLCMALTFAVIFITQKLKNQTQAA; via the coding sequence ATGATGGAATGGTTACAATTATTGTTGCCCGCATGGATGATGGGAACTTTGCTGGTGTTTTTAACCGCACCTCTTGGTTGTCTAATGCTTTGGAGACGCATGTCTTTTTTTGCTGACACTATGGCACACGGAACACTACTTGGAGTTGCTATCGCAGGTGCTTTAAGCCTTCCTCTTTGGCTTGGTGTTGCAGGCACTGCGGTTTTACTGGTCGCAATTTTATGGGCCCTACATGACAATCGCTTACCCAATGATGCGCTCTTAGCCTTATGTTCAGCGACATTACTTTGTAGTGGTTTATTATTTATTCAACATGTTCCAAGTTTAAGACCTGAGCTTTTAAGTTATTTATTTGGTGACTTGCTCAGCATTGATTGGCCCGACTTACCTGTTTTCACTTTAATCATTGCACTATCGCTCGCAATTCTTTACCGCTTTTGGCAACCACAAATACAGTTTGCAATTGATCCAGACATTGCAATTAGTGAAGGGGTAAACGCGAACTGGCAACGTCTTATTTTTATGCTGCTATTGGCTTTATTTACTGTATTAGCCTTACGTGCGGTAGGTTCTTTGCTTATGGGTGCATTACTCGTAATACCAGCTTTAAGCGCTCGCCTACTAGCAAACTCACCAAAGCAAATGGTCGTTTGGGCATTTGTATTAGCCCAGCTTGGGGTAAGTGTGGGATTATGGTCAAGCGCAGCACTCAATATATCTACAGGCTTGAGTATTGTTTTATGCATGGCCTTAACTTTCGCTGTTATTTTTATAACTCAAAAGCTAAAAAATCAAACACAGGCGGCCTAA
- a CDS encoding metal ABC transporter solute-binding protein, Zn/Mn family produces the protein MFRFFVFSMFSLLSTLGWSQGLVVSTHPIYLIAKEVTQGVEEPQLLLKGQTGHDVQLTPAHRKAINDASLVIWLGKAHEAPLNKLLGNNKKAIALLDSGIVSVLPLRSTRGAALPNTVDTHVWLEPNNAVRIGFFIAALRSQQHPENKAKYWNNANIFARKMFQAAQAYDSTSNGKPYWSYHDAYQYLERSLNLKFAGALTDDPHVAPTAAQIKYLNDNRPKDQMCLLAESFTTKSQYQKLGNITFQPVDESMNNEDDFVTAWKKLAIKTDKCVLSTQK, from the coding sequence ATGTTCCGTTTTTTTGTTTTCAGTATGTTCTCTCTTTTGAGTACGTTAGGGTGGAGTCAGGGTTTGGTGGTTTCTACACACCCGATCTATCTGATTGCAAAAGAAGTCACTCAAGGTGTTGAAGAACCACAACTCTTATTAAAGGGACAAACTGGGCATGACGTACAATTAACCCCAGCACACCGTAAAGCAATTAATGATGCATCTTTGGTAATCTGGTTGGGTAAGGCTCATGAAGCACCTCTAAATAAATTGTTAGGTAATAATAAGAAAGCGATTGCCTTATTAGATAGTGGCATAGTTTCTGTTTTACCTCTGCGTAGTACCCGCGGTGCGGCTTTACCTAATACAGTAGATACCCATGTGTGGTTAGAACCAAACAACGCGGTTCGAATCGGTTTCTTTATCGCAGCCTTACGTTCCCAGCAGCATCCTGAAAATAAGGCTAAATATTGGAATAATGCCAATATCTTTGCTCGCAAAATGTTTCAGGCAGCACAAGCTTACGACAGTACAAGTAATGGTAAGCCGTATTGGTCGTATCATGATGCCTATCAATATTTAGAACGCTCTTTAAATTTAAAGTTCGCAGGCGCTTTGACAGATGATCCTCATGTTGCACCAACAGCAGCTCAAATTAAGTATCTTAATGATAATCGACCAAAAGATCAGATGTGTTTGTTAGCGGAAAGTTTTACCACTAAAAGTCAGTATCAAAAATTAGGTAACATTACTTTTCAACCCGTAGACGAGAGCATGAATAACGAGGATGATTTCGTCACTGCATGGAAGAAACTGGCTATAAAAACAGATAAATGTGTATTAAGTACGCAAAAGTAA
- a CDS encoding transcriptional repressor — translation MSSCSHEHHDSLHGVHDHHNVANRLAEAENLCSATGARLTPLRKEVLELILNASGPMGAYDLLARIKSQTDRPAAPPTVYRTLDFLLEKGLIHRLTSINAYIPCCHPREGHQAAFLICTECHMVKEASSQGLTHQLDQLAASDEFVAQHSIIEISGKCQQCRTTR, via the coding sequence ATGAGTTCCTGCTCGCATGAACATCATGATTCTTTGCATGGTGTGCATGATCACCATAATGTCGCAAACCGTTTAGCTGAAGCAGAAAATTTATGTTCTGCGACTGGCGCACGACTTACGCCTTTGCGCAAAGAAGTTTTGGAACTCATTTTAAATGCTTCGGGTCCAATGGGCGCCTATGACTTACTCGCACGTATAAAAAGTCAAACTGATCGTCCGGCTGCTCCTCCAACTGTATATAGAACTTTAGATTTTTTATTAGAAAAAGGTTTGATCCATCGCCTAACTTCTATTAATGCCTATATTCCCTGTTGCCACCCTCGCGAAGGCCATCAAGCAGCATTCCTAATCTGTACCGAATGTCACATGGTTAAAGAAGCCTCTTCTCAAGGTTTAACTCACCAGCTTGACCAACTTGCAGCGTCAGATGAGTTCGTGGCTCAACACAGCATTATTGAAATTTCGGGGAAATGCCAACAGTGCCGCACAACTCGTTAA
- a CDS encoding ATP synthase subunit I, with product MSQTSRLIDRRLAKALVFLQACMIPVSALVAWSIKDMTAALSAALGALVCWLAMSYFSWQSFRTAGARASKQVLSNMYRGMLGKFAIMIVGFILILSNVKPLSPLALLFGFILVQAMSWVAPFWVSRLQKRV from the coding sequence ATGAGCCAAACTAGTCGCTTGATTGACCGACGATTAGCAAAAGCTTTGGTCTTCTTACAAGCATGTATGATCCCTGTTTCCGCCCTAGTGGCGTGGAGCATAAAAGACATGACAGCAGCATTAAGTGCGGCACTTGGTGCACTGGTTTGCTGGCTTGCTATGAGTTATTTCTCGTGGCAATCCTTCAGGACAGCAGGTGCGAGAGCATCAAAACAAGTGCTGTCTAACATGTATAGGGGCATGTTAGGCAAATTTGCAATCATGATCGTTGGATTTATTTTGATTTTGAGCAATGTTAAACCTTTATCACCGTTAGCATTGCTGTTTGGTTTTATTCTCGTTCAGGCAATGTCGTGGGTCGCTCCGTTTTGGGTGTCACGTCTACAAAAACGGGTGTAG
- the atpB gene encoding F0F1 ATP synthase subunit A, whose protein sequence is MAAEEHALTSTEYIKHHLTNMTYGKMPDGTWKLAETAEEAHSMGFTAIHLDSMGWSIGLGVIFCLMFWIVAKAANAGVPTKFQSAIEMIIEFVDSSVRDTFHGKSRLIAPLALTIFVWIFLMNLMDLIPVDWIPQVAAFVGANVFGMDPHHVYFKIVPSTDPNITLGMSLSVFVLILFYSIREKGVSGFVGELALNPFNPSNPVAKALLIPVNLILELVTFLARPISLALRLFGNMYAGELIFILIALLPFWIQWALSVPWAIFHILVITLQAFIFMMLTIVYLSMASEKH, encoded by the coding sequence ATGGCTGCTGAAGAACATGCCCTCACTTCGACAGAGTATATCAAGCATCACTTGACCAATATGACCTATGGCAAAATGCCAGACGGTACATGGAAATTGGCTGAGACTGCTGAAGAAGCTCATTCGATGGGGTTCACTGCAATTCACTTGGATTCAATGGGTTGGTCAATTGGCCTTGGTGTTATTTTCTGTTTGATGTTCTGGATCGTTGCGAAAGCTGCTAATGCAGGTGTTCCAACTAAATTCCAGTCTGCAATTGAAATGATCATCGAGTTTGTTGACTCAAGTGTCCGTGATACTTTTCATGGCAAATCACGTTTAATCGCTCCGCTTGCACTCACTATTTTCGTGTGGATTTTCCTCATGAACTTAATGGACTTGATCCCAGTTGACTGGATTCCTCAAGTTGCAGCGTTTGTAGGTGCAAACGTATTTGGTATGGACCCTCACCACGTTTACTTCAAGATCGTTCCATCTACAGATCCAAACATTACTTTAGGTATGTCTTTATCTGTATTTGTACTTATCTTGTTCTACAGCATCCGCGAAAAGGGTGTTAGTGGTTTCGTTGGTGAATTGGCACTTAACCCATTTAACCCAAGTAATCCAGTTGCAAAAGCGTTGCTTATTCCAGTGAACTTGATTTTGGAATTGGTAACATTCCTTGCTCGTCCGATTTCATTAGCTCTCCGACTATTCGGTAACATGTATGCCGGTGAGTTGATCTTTATCCTAATTGCTTTATTGCCGTTCTGGATTCAATGGGCGTTGTCTGTGCCTTGGGCGATCTTCCACATTCTTGTAATCACGTTGCAGGCATTCATCTTTATGATGCTTACCATCGTTTACTTGAGCATGGCAAGCGAAAAACATTAA
- a CDS encoding F0F1 ATP synthase subunit B codes for MNINLTLIGQAIAFAFFVAFCMKFVWPPLINAISERQRKIADGLNAAEKAKADLADAQSQVKQELDAAKAQAAQLIEQANRRAAQLIEEARTQAAAEGERIRQQAKEAVDQDINSAREELRQQVAALAVTGAEKILNQQVDAEAHNAMLSQLAAKL; via the coding sequence ATGAATATCAACCTCACATTGATTGGTCAAGCGATTGCGTTTGCATTCTTTGTTGCATTCTGCATGAAGTTTGTTTGGCCACCACTAATCAATGCGATTAGTGAGCGTCAGCGTAAAATTGCTGATGGCTTAAATGCAGCAGAAAAAGCGAAAGCTGATCTTGCCGATGCACAATCGCAAGTAAAGCAAGAGCTTGATGCAGCTAAAGCACAAGCGGCTCAATTGATCGAACAAGCGAACCGTCGTGCAGCACAATTGATCGAAGAAGCTCGTACTCAAGCTGCGGCTGAAGGTGAGCGTATTCGTCAACAGGCTAAAGAAGCTGTTGATCAAGATATCAATTCTGCTCGCGAAGAATTACGTCAACAAGTAGCTGCTTTGGCAGTAACTGGCGCAGAAAAAATCCTGAACCAGCAAGTTGACGCAGAAGCTCATAATGCCATGCTGTCTCAGCTGGCTGCTAAACTTTAA
- the znuC gene encoding zinc ABC transporter ATP-binding protein ZnuC has protein sequence MPTVPHNSLNPVLIQLEQVSVHRDDREILKKVDFALHQNEIVSLIGPNGAGKSTLIKVLLGILQPSSGRIVNYKKLKMAYVPQKFNPSHSLPLRVQDLLDLEKCSPALRQEIIQDTGISKLQQSKVQQLSGGERQRVLLARALLRQPDILVLDEPMQGLDIQSEAELYDYVRSLPERYGCAILIVSHDLQWVMEGTHRVVCLNKHICCSGLPENIQQHPEYQAIFGTQRVFYQHHHDHCAHGDAAHPCPHNDRPHIHPEPEA, from the coding sequence ATGCCAACAGTGCCGCACAACTCGTTAAATCCTGTATTAATTCAGCTTGAGCAGGTTTCTGTTCATCGTGATGATCGGGAAATTTTAAAAAAAGTTGATTTTGCTCTACATCAAAATGAAATTGTGTCTTTAATCGGACCAAATGGTGCTGGTAAATCAACACTGATTAAAGTTCTACTTGGTATTCTCCAACCGAGTAGCGGACGTATTGTTAATTATAAAAAACTGAAAATGGCGTATGTGCCACAAAAATTTAATCCTTCACACAGTCTACCTTTGCGTGTGCAGGATTTACTTGATTTAGAAAAGTGCAGCCCTGCCCTTCGTCAGGAAATTATTCAAGACACAGGTATCTCAAAGTTACAACAATCAAAAGTACAACAACTTTCTGGGGGTGAGCGCCAACGCGTATTACTAGCGCGAGCCCTACTTCGTCAGCCAGATATTTTAGTTCTTGACGAACCGATGCAAGGTTTAGACATTCAGTCAGAAGCTGAACTTTATGATTATGTCCGTAGTCTGCCAGAACGATATGGTTGTGCAATCTTAATTGTTTCTCATGACTTACAATGGGTGATGGAAGGAACACACCGCGTAGTTTGTTTGAATAAACATATTTGCTGTAGTGGGTTACCCGAGAATATTCAACAACATCCTGAATATCAGGCTATCTTTGGAACTCAACGGGTTTTCTATCAACATCATCATGATCATTGCGCTCACGGTGATGCAGCACACCCCTGCCCTCATAATGACCGTCCTCACATCCACCCAGAACCGGAAGCTTAA